The Salmo salar chromosome ssa04, Ssal_v3.1, whole genome shotgun sequence genomic sequence TGGACTGGGTAGGAGCCTGGGGTTGGAATGATTCTGCAATCAATGAGAACGTGGACAGATTTCAGAGAGCTTAAATATACCAGTGATTCTCTATCTAATCATGGGGGACCACTAGGTGCCTACTGTACAGTATTCAATTACAGCTGAGGATCATCTATTATAACTGCACctcattatactgtagtacaTCATGTGCTCTGGCTTGCACACAGCAATTGTTATTTAATGACCTCTTGTCTTGTCTGATAAATGATGGGTCTGGTGCTTTCTCAGTACTCACGGTGGGTGGACTGTCTTCCTTCTCGCCTCTATTGATGCAGGGACATACAGGACATCAATGTTCCTCAGCAGCCTGAAAGGCATCTTCTTGTCCAGCACTGATGCCCTGGCATCGGACATGTCCAGAAGTGAGAGCCAGCCCTTTCCGTCTGTTTCACCAGTGCAAGTTAAGGAGAATGTGTGAAGCAGTGATGCAAGATTTTTCTAAACAAAAATAACATCATATTTAGCAGCAGGACTCATATACAACACCTATAACCTATTAGCACTTAACTACACTACTAAGCACACTTATAAAGCTGTGACATACTGCAGAGGAGCGTATCACATTTCTTTTGAACCACAATGAGGTTGGAGTAAGGATACAGATCCCCCCTGCGATGATGGCCATGACATTGCAAAGGAAGACAGTGTGTGGGACCAAAAGTGTTGTGATGAACAGAAACAGCCAGGGCAGGGCTAACATGGGTACAGTGACCCCGAAAAGAAAGCCCTTAACCATACGGGAGTGCACTGTGGCCATATACATAAGGGAGAGGGATACTGGCATGAACCCCTCCATCTGGTTCTGGGCAGATGCACCAAACAGTAGCAGACCCAGTATAACACCCCTGTGCTGATAGAGAGAAGCAGAAACCAAACAGTGGtgcccacactcttctcaatgtCACCCCAGAACCCCATTACTGAGGAGTAGCTGGGTCACTGTCTTGTGGTGGAAGGAGTATGTCATTCTATATTTttcatttaactagacaagtcagttaagaacaaattcttatttacaatgacggcctaccctggcgatGCAggcccaattgtgcactgccctatgggactccgaatcacagccagatgtgatacaacctggattcgaaacagggtctgtagtgacgcctcttttgcactaagatgcagtgcctcagaccgctgcgccactccggAACCTTATTGAGCTTGTGCACTGCAAAGGAAGAGGAAAGGATTAAAACATAAATGATAGGGTTGACAGACATAAACATGGCGTGATGTGTTGTAGCTTGctgctgtagtctactggcacCGTCTGTTACATTAGCTATACGTTTTAgcacgctagctaacgttacaacacTCCCAATCAAAGTAGCTACCGAGCATATGATTGTTGATTCACTCAGCCCCTCCTTGCTAACATACCATGACCATTGCCAAAAACTGTCGTTCCAAGACTGAAGACATCCTCTGATAAACCGAAATATGTAACGTTAGTGACAGTAAACAAATTATACTATGACAGAAACAATCCCAGCCGTAACTCAGGAGTAAAACTCTTGAACCTCTGAACCACATCTTTTAAAACTATTCGGGAGATCATTTTGATGCCCAGTGCATATTTTTCAAAATAGTACT encodes the following:
- the LOC106603622 gene encoding rhomboid domain-containing protein 2, which codes for MEGFMPVSLSLMYMATVHSRMVKGFLFGVTVPMLALPWLFLFITTLLVPHTVFLCNVMAIIAGGIYGKGWLSLLDMSDARASVLDKKMPFRLLRNIDVLYVPASIEARRKTVHPPIIPTPGSYPVQAYAPVSSTSNLQATETTPKTFEGWAHSYYTQGSPVQVSGYYGHNHGYGLKLWAKLRTWSQTWTQLQPQPRSWT